The Methanomassiliicoccales archaeon genome has a segment encoding these proteins:
- the dapA gene encoding 4-hydroxy-tetrahydrodipicolinate synthase, translating to MFKGCATAIITPFREDGEVDEEGLRELVAMQEEAGIDAIVPCGTTGESATLTHKEHLKVISIVREEAKKAKVIAGAGSNATHEAIHLSKGAKDLGVDGVLLISPYYNKPNQKGIFRHYEAIAKAVDIPIVVYNVPGRTSSNITAGTIKKLSEIPNIVAVKEASGNMAQIMSILASVPKEFSVFSGDDLLTYPMMTLGAPGVISVTSNIVPKMMVDMTHAALDGDWKKARELHFKMLPLFTDLFLDTNPIPVKTALRMMKKPSGVFRLPLCDMEPQLAEVLKKTLTDFKLL from the coding sequence ATGTTCAAAGGATGCGCCACGGCCATAATCACCCCTTTCCGGGAGGACGGAGAGGTGGACGAGGAAGGGCTGCGGGAGCTGGTGGCCATGCAGGAAGAGGCCGGCATAGATGCCATCGTCCCATGCGGGACCACCGGTGAGTCGGCCACCCTGACCCACAAGGAGCATCTGAAGGTCATAAGCATCGTGCGGGAGGAGGCCAAGAAGGCCAAGGTCATCGCCGGGGCGGGAAGCAATGCCACCCACGAGGCCATACATCTGTCCAAGGGAGCCAAGGACCTGGGCGTGGACGGCGTGCTGCTCATATCGCCGTACTACAACAAGCCCAACCAGAAAGGCATCTTCCGCCACTATGAGGCAATAGCCAAGGCGGTGGACATACCGATAGTGGTCTACAACGTTCCGGGGCGCACCAGCTCCAATATCACGGCGGGTACGATCAAGAAGCTGTCCGAAATACCGAACATAGTGGCAGTGAAGGAGGCCAGCGGGAACATGGCGCAGATAATGAGCATACTGGCGTCCGTGCCCAAGGAGTTCAGCGTGTTCTCCGGGGACGACCTGCTGACCTATCCGATGATGACGTTGGGGGCACCAGGCGTGATATCCGTCACCTCCAACATCGTCCCCAAGATGATGGTGGACATGACCCACGCCGCTCTCGACGGAGATTGGAAGAAAGCGCGCGAGCTGCACTTCAAAATGCTCCCGCTGTTCACCGACCTGTTCCTGGACACCAACCCCATACCGGTCAAGACGGCGCTGAGGATGATGAAGAAGCCCTCCGGGGTCTTCCGGCTGCCCCTGTGCGACATGGAACCGCAGTTGGCCGAGGTCCTGAAGAAGACGCTGACGGACTTCAAGTTGCTGTAA
- the dapB gene encoding 4-hydroxy-tetrahydrodipicolinate reductase gives MIDVAVAGATGKLGSMVCSLIREQKDMRLVGAVVSAEGGKAGQELYPGVIAVAPDGLEELCRRCNVLVDATSAAAAERNLPIVVRAGANVVVGTTGLSPTFLESFRSTLANSGRSALITPNFSIGVNVFWKACQTLARALPDYEVEIIEVHHDKKKDAPSGTAVKAAQLIAAETGVTRTVCGREGTVGARGREIGIHSVRAGDVVGEHTVIFAGNKERIELTHRAHSRMAFAEGCVAAVRWVAPLRDGKVHGMEEVLGL, from the coding sequence ATGATCGACGTGGCAGTAGCTGGAGCCACAGGCAAGCTGGGCTCCATGGTGTGCTCCCTCATCAGGGAGCAGAAGGACATGAGGCTGGTCGGCGCGGTGGTCTCCGCCGAGGGCGGGAAGGCCGGGCAGGAGCTCTACCCCGGGGTGATCGCTGTCGCTCCGGACGGGCTGGAGGAACTTTGCCGGCGCTGCAATGTGCTGGTGGACGCCACCAGCGCCGCCGCGGCCGAGCGCAACCTTCCAATCGTGGTGAGGGCCGGGGCCAACGTCGTGGTGGGCACGACGGGGCTGTCCCCGACGTTCCTGGAAAGCTTCCGTTCCACGCTGGCCAATAGCGGGCGCTCCGCCCTGATCACCCCCAACTTCTCCATCGGCGTGAACGTCTTCTGGAAGGCCTGCCAGACGCTGGCGAGGGCCCTTCCCGACTACGAGGTGGAGATAATCGAGGTCCATCACGACAAGAAGAAGGACGCCCCCTCCGGCACCGCGGTCAAGGCCGCGCAGCTGATAGCGGCGGAGACCGGTGTGACCAGAACGGTCTGCGGCCGGGAGGGCACGGTGGGCGCCAGAGGGCGGGAGATCGGCATCCACTCCGTAAGAGCCGGGGACGTGGTGGGCGAGCACACCGTGATATTCGCCGGCAACAAGGAGAGAATAGAGCTGACGCATCGGGCCCACTCCCGCATGGCCTTCGCCGAAGGCTGCGTGGCCGCTGTACGCTGGGTCGCCCCGCTGCGGGACGGAAAGGTGCACGGCATGGAAGAGGTGCTGGGACTTTGA
- a CDS encoding aspartate kinase: protein MRKVMKFGGTSVGSNEAMRRTADIIMADDCQRAVVVSAMSGVTNSLITMMADESKEVPEYINWLRGKHLDAAKGNISQELLPEYLEELERRLSGLGHLIHLYRQDEGRIMYQDAFSSWGERLSSLTLSYILRSRGLDSLALTSEEIGIVASGPPGYGGAELSATEANLRRTLVPLLQAGKVPVITGYYGCDGRGRPLTFGRGGSDYSGAVIGHAVDADEVEIWTDVDGFMSADPRVVKGARTISEMDYGEAAELAYFGAKVLHPRTIEPAKRKGVAVLVKNTFNPKGSGTRIHGLSRGGQDLLRSVALKTDLSIVKVYSSELAYRPELVARMLESVSSNGVTIYAVSTSLSTLAVVVPSESVPDACERLRGFQEDVEEVRVKENVALICAVGDGMLESSGVSAKIFTAVADVGANVELISEGASDIALNFMVGGDKAVDVVRRLHELYIGA from the coding sequence TTGAGAAAGGTCATGAAGTTCGGCGGCACCAGCGTGGGCAGCAACGAGGCCATGCGCCGCACCGCCGACATAATCATGGCCGACGATTGCCAGAGGGCCGTGGTCGTCTCCGCCATGTCTGGAGTGACCAACTCCCTGATCACCATGATGGCCGACGAGAGCAAGGAAGTGCCGGAGTACATCAATTGGCTGAGGGGGAAGCACCTGGACGCCGCCAAGGGCAATATCTCCCAGGAACTGCTGCCGGAATACCTGGAGGAGCTGGAGCGGCGCCTGTCCGGGTTAGGCCATCTCATCCACTTGTACCGCCAGGACGAGGGCCGCATCATGTACCAGGACGCCTTCTCCAGCTGGGGAGAGCGTTTGTCGTCCCTCACCCTTTCCTACATCCTGCGCAGCCGAGGCCTGGATTCGTTGGCCTTGACCTCCGAGGAGATCGGTATAGTGGCCAGTGGTCCCCCGGGCTACGGGGGTGCGGAACTTAGCGCCACCGAGGCCAACCTCCGCCGGACGCTGGTGCCCCTACTTCAGGCGGGTAAGGTGCCCGTCATCACCGGCTACTACGGCTGCGACGGCCGAGGAAGGCCGTTGACCTTCGGGCGGGGTGGCTCCGACTACTCCGGTGCTGTCATCGGCCACGCCGTGGACGCCGACGAGGTGGAGATATGGACGGACGTGGACGGATTCATGTCCGCCGATCCCCGGGTGGTCAAGGGCGCCCGGACCATATCTGAAATGGATTACGGGGAGGCGGCCGAGCTGGCGTACTTTGGTGCCAAGGTCCTGCACCCCCGGACCATAGAGCCGGCCAAGCGCAAGGGCGTGGCGGTGCTGGTCAAGAACACCTTCAACCCCAAGGGCAGCGGCACCAGGATACACGGACTGAGCCGGGGCGGACAGGACCTGCTGCGAAGCGTGGCCCTGAAGACCGACCTGTCCATTGTGAAGGTCTACTCCTCCGAGCTGGCCTACCGGCCGGAGCTGGTGGCTAGGATGTTGGAGTCGGTCAGCTCCAACGGTGTGACCATATACGCCGTGTCCACCTCCCTGTCCACGCTGGCCGTGGTCGTTCCCTCGGAATCTGTCCCGGACGCCTGCGAGCGTCTCCGCGGGTTCCAGGAGGACGTGGAGGAGGTCAGGGTAAAAGAGAACGTCGCGCTCATCTGCGCGGTTGGCGATGGCATGCTGGAGAGCAGCGGTGTGTCGGCCAAGATATTCACGGCCGTGGCCGACGTCGGGGCCAACGTGGAGCTCATCTCCGAGGGGGCCTCGGACATCGCCCTCAACTTCATGGTCGGCGGCGACAAGGCCGTGGACGTGGTCAGGAGACTGCACGAACTTTACATAGGTGCTTGA
- the lysA gene encoding diaminopimelate decarboxylase yields MREFQSKKGIMSIAGVPATKIAERFGTPVMVTDEAALRQNYRTIYKAFNDRFPTRIYFACKANTNLSILRVLEQEGSCIDTVSIGEVEACLRAGFVPERILYTGVSVSPAEMSAVVERKVPINVDSVNGLRRLARLSPKHPISLRVNPDVGSGHSQKVVTGTKGAKFGIPKEEIVAAYSEALKLGFLPRGLHAHTGSGGSDPAVFGRVTEVLVEISEKLRSELGLQLEFIDIGGGIGIPYRPEERPTDLDAVAEEVTSKLKNSHVRTLIIEPGRYIVADTTVLLTRVNDVKSTPVKDYALVDAGFNTLIRPAFYDSYHHVAVANKFDREPMAKYDVAGPICESGDYLAKERMLPIVDVGDLLCVYDVGAYGFTMSSNYNNRPRCAEVLVLDGKSSLIREREEINDLFRHQKVPARLRA; encoded by the coding sequence ATGAGAGAATTCCAGAGCAAGAAAGGAATCATGTCGATAGCTGGCGTTCCAGCCACCAAGATAGCCGAACGTTTCGGCACTCCGGTGATGGTGACGGACGAGGCGGCCCTGAGGCAGAACTACCGGACGATATACAAGGCGTTCAACGACCGCTTCCCTACCAGGATCTACTTCGCCTGCAAGGCCAACACCAACCTGAGCATACTGCGGGTGCTGGAGCAGGAAGGCTCCTGTATAGACACAGTGTCCATCGGGGAGGTGGAGGCCTGCCTGCGCGCCGGCTTCGTCCCCGAACGCATACTGTACACCGGCGTCAGCGTCTCCCCGGCGGAGATGAGCGCCGTGGTGGAAAGAAAGGTCCCCATCAATGTGGACTCCGTGAACGGGCTACGGCGCCTGGCCAGGCTCAGTCCCAAGCACCCCATATCCCTACGGGTCAATCCGGACGTGGGTTCGGGGCACTCCCAGAAGGTGGTCACCGGGACCAAGGGCGCCAAGTTCGGAATACCCAAGGAGGAGATCGTCGCGGCCTACTCCGAAGCGTTAAAGCTGGGATTCCTGCCCCGCGGGCTGCACGCCCACACCGGCTCCGGCGGAAGCGATCCGGCCGTGTTCGGCCGGGTGACCGAGGTGCTGGTCGAGATCTCTGAAAAACTGAGGTCCGAGCTGGGGCTCCAACTGGAGTTCATCGACATAGGCGGAGGCATCGGCATACCGTACCGGCCGGAGGAGAGGCCCACCGACCTGGACGCGGTGGCCGAGGAGGTTACGTCCAAATTGAAGAACAGCCACGTGCGGACGCTGATCATCGAGCCCGGCCGTTACATAGTCGCGGACACCACCGTCCTGTTGACCAGGGTCAACGACGTCAAGTCCACTCCGGTCAAGGACTACGCGCTGGTGGACGCCGGGTTCAACACTCTGATCCGCCCGGCCTTCTACGATTCCTATCATCACGTGGCCGTGGCCAACAAGTTCGACCGGGAGCCCATGGCCAAGTACGACGTGGCCGGCCCCATCTGCGAGAGCGGGGACTACCTGGCCAAGGAGCGCATGTTGCCCATAGTGGACGTGGGAGATCTGCTCTGCGTCTACGACGTGGGGGCTTACGGGTTCACTATGTCATCCAATTACAACAACAGGCCCCGCTGCGCCGAGGTACTGGTGCTGGACGGAAAATCCTCATTGATACGCGAGAGGGAGGAGATCAACGACCTCTTCCGCCATCAGAAGGTACCGGCGAGGCTGAGGGCATGA